In Scylla paramamosain isolate STU-SP2022 chromosome 29, ASM3559412v1, whole genome shotgun sequence, a genomic segment contains:
- the LOC135115232 gene encoding putative nuclease HARBI1 isoform X1 — protein sequence MITPEINSLLSMLKTANLREENQSISHESVTPRQPERGGMHGAAPASCATHVVGKSFGEDCEVCALMELLWALEYDRLRTERVFRDRLDPLDVSDAHLLRDYRLPRHEILQLCEELGLKLSRPTNRTSSIPVHTQVMLALRFFASGSFQSVLGDTAGLSQASTSRVLNDVTSALFQKARIEIKMPASQQDITHNKQEFCAVAGFPSVIGVVDCTHVPIRGPRNGHTYLNKKKKYSLNVQVVTDGKMRIISFNARFPGSMCNSYVWRESQLRKQFTDGRFGDSVLLGDSSFPLEPFLMTPVRRPKTTGEHAYNISHEETCTVMEQTLGTLKSRFRCLHESGGTLKYNPVKCAYITVACMYLHNICVEKGVPLNGPLLDSDGFEDATYRGGVQSGLARRRAIIEKAFS from the exons ATGATCACACCAGAAATCAACAGTCTACTATCTATGTTAAAAACTGCAAACCTGAGAGAAGAGAACCAATCCATCAGTCACGAGTCAGTTACCCCACGGCAGCCTGAAAGAGGGGGTATGCACGGCGCAGCTCCTGCGTCCTGTGCCACGCATGTCGTGGGGAAAAGTTTTGGTGAGGACTGTgaagtgtgtg CCTTGATGGAATTGCTGTGGGCCTTGGAGTACGACAGGCTGCGCACAGAAAGAGTCTTTAGGGATCGGCTTGATCCTCTGGATGTCAGCGATGCTCACCTGTTACGGGACTATCGTCTGCCCCGCCATGAGATCCTGCAGCTTTGTGAGGAGCTTGGGTTAAAGTTGTCTAGACCCACCAACAGGACATCATCAATTCCAGTTCACACTCAAGTTATGCTTGCCCTGCGCTTCTTTGCAAGTGGATCATTCCAGAGTGTGTTGGGTGACACTGCTGGACTCAGTCAGGCTTCCACATCAAGAGTGCTCAATGATGTTACCTCAGCTTTGTTCCAAAAGGCAAGAATAGAAATCAAGATGCCAGCAAGTCAGCAAGACATCACCCACAACAAGCAGGAGTTTTGTGCTGTTGCAGGATTTCCCTCTGTCATTGGTGTAGTTGACTGCACACATGTACCTATAAGAGGCCCAAGAAATGGACATACCTAcctaaacaagaagaagaagtactCCCTTAATGTACAAGTTGTTACAGATGGAAAGATGAGGATAATCAGCTTCAACGCAAGGTTTCCTGGGAGTATGTGTAACTCCTACGTGTGGCGAGAGAGCCAACTGCGGAAACAGTTTACGGATGGCAGATTTGGAGATTCAGTTCTTCTTG GTGATTCTAGTTTTCCCTTGGAGCCCTTTCTTATGACTCCTGTGAGGCGGCCAAAAACTACTGGTGAGCATGCCTACAACATCAGCCATGAAGAGACATGTACAGTAATGGAGCAGACCCTGGGAACACTGAAGTCCAGATTCCGCTGTTTGCACGAATCAGGCGGCACTTTGAAGTACAACCCAGTGAAGTGTGCTTACATAACTGTGGCATGCATGTATTTGCATAACATATGTGTAGAAAAAGGAGTTCCCTTGAATGGGCCTTTGCTTGATAGTGATGGCTTTGAAGATGCAACTTATAGAGGAGGCGTTCAATCAGGGCTGGCTCGCCGCCGGGCTATCATTGAGAAGGCCTTTTCATAG
- the LOC135115232 gene encoding putative nuclease HARBI1 isoform X2, which translates to MELLWALEYDRLRTERVFRDRLDPLDVSDAHLLRDYRLPRHEILQLCEELGLKLSRPTNRTSSIPVHTQVMLALRFFASGSFQSVLGDTAGLSQASTSRVLNDVTSALFQKARIEIKMPASQQDITHNKQEFCAVAGFPSVIGVVDCTHVPIRGPRNGHTYLNKKKKYSLNVQVVTDGKMRIISFNARFPGSMCNSYVWRESQLRKQFTDGRFGDSVLLGDSSFPLEPFLMTPVRRPKTTGEHAYNISHEETCTVMEQTLGTLKSRFRCLHESGGTLKYNPVKCAYITVACMYLHNICVEKGVPLNGPLLDSDGFEDATYRGGVQSGLARRRAIIEKAFS; encoded by the exons ATGGAATTGCTGTGGGCCTTGGAGTACGACAGGCTGCGCACAGAAAGAGTCTTTAGGGATCGGCTTGATCCTCTGGATGTCAGCGATGCTCACCTGTTACGGGACTATCGTCTGCCCCGCCATGAGATCCTGCAGCTTTGTGAGGAGCTTGGGTTAAAGTTGTCTAGACCCACCAACAGGACATCATCAATTCCAGTTCACACTCAAGTTATGCTTGCCCTGCGCTTCTTTGCAAGTGGATCATTCCAGAGTGTGTTGGGTGACACTGCTGGACTCAGTCAGGCTTCCACATCAAGAGTGCTCAATGATGTTACCTCAGCTTTGTTCCAAAAGGCAAGAATAGAAATCAAGATGCCAGCAAGTCAGCAAGACATCACCCACAACAAGCAGGAGTTTTGTGCTGTTGCAGGATTTCCCTCTGTCATTGGTGTAGTTGACTGCACACATGTACCTATAAGAGGCCCAAGAAATGGACATACCTAcctaaacaagaagaagaagtactCCCTTAATGTACAAGTTGTTACAGATGGAAAGATGAGGATAATCAGCTTCAACGCAAGGTTTCCTGGGAGTATGTGTAACTCCTACGTGTGGCGAGAGAGCCAACTGCGGAAACAGTTTACGGATGGCAGATTTGGAGATTCAGTTCTTCTTG GTGATTCTAGTTTTCCCTTGGAGCCCTTTCTTATGACTCCTGTGAGGCGGCCAAAAACTACTGGTGAGCATGCCTACAACATCAGCCATGAAGAGACATGTACAGTAATGGAGCAGACCCTGGGAACACTGAAGTCCAGATTCCGCTGTTTGCACGAATCAGGCGGCACTTTGAAGTACAACCCAGTGAAGTGTGCTTACATAACTGTGGCATGCATGTATTTGCATAACATATGTGTAGAAAAAGGAGTTCCCTTGAATGGGCCTTTGCTTGATAGTGATGGCTTTGAAGATGCAACTTATAGAGGAGGCGTTCAATCAGGGCTGGCTCGCCGCCGGGCTATCATTGAGAAGGCCTTTTCATAG